In the Orenia marismortui DSM 5156 genome, one interval contains:
- a CDS encoding DUF4247 domain-containing protein, with translation MFNETFTIGVITLIIMVVIGMALFPSASIAKRIDDSFKLDAKANGMAIYNSSQSVNSTFRKVRDLKNPYDVRVDSSGKNFMLYEDYIVVLTPKGSATQIEVMRHQKAYNRYHGPIVNYWGGNLRNGSIGRPSSRGGGFGFGK, from the coding sequence GTGTTTAATGAAACTTTTACAATTGGGGTTATTACATTAATAATTATGGTTGTGATTGGTATGGCTTTATTTCCTAGTGCAAGTATTGCCAAGAGAATTGATGATAGCTTTAAACTAGATGCTAAAGCTAATGGTATGGCGATTTATAATTCATCTCAAAGTGTTAATAGCACTTTTAGGAAAGTAAGAGATTTGAAAAATCCTTATGATGTACGTGTAGACTCTTCTGGGAAGAATTTTATGTTATATGAAGATTATATTGTGGTCTTAACACCTAAAGGATCTGCTACTCAAATTGAAGTAATGAGGCATCAAAAAGCTTATAATCGTTATCATGGTCCAATAGTTAATTATTGGGGTGGTAATTTGCGTAATGGTAGTATAGGGCGTCCTTCTAGTCGAGGTGGAGGATTTGGATTTGGAAAGTAA
- a CDS encoding PspA/IM30 family protein, producing MGLFDRIKTIVSGKANEAVDKWEDKNIEVVVKEEIRKMKDEYRQAKSAVNKSITLVKEVEAKRDDAKEEMEHWTNRAKQALEASKEDLARKALEKKQTAETNYNKYKEQAKARRKTADLHKKKLEDLRARIEEAEDKQDQLIAEAENAKATTEINETLSGLGKSSAAEDLDRLSSKVDKMKARAEASNELYDEIEKDDLESEFEELNKSGSVDDELAKLKAEMDKK from the coding sequence ATGGGATTATTTGATCGTATTAAGACTATAGTAAGTGGAAAGGCAAATGAGGCTGTTGATAAATGGGAAGATAAGAATATTGAAGTTGTTGTTAAAGAAGAGATTAGAAAGATGAAGGATGAATATCGTCAAGCTAAGAGTGCAGTAAATAAATCAATTACTTTAGTTAAAGAGGTAGAAGCTAAGCGTGATGATGCTAAAGAAGAGATGGAACATTGGACTAATCGTGCTAAGCAAGCTTTAGAAGCTAGTAAAGAAGATTTAGCACGTAAAGCTTTAGAGAAGAAACAAACGGCTGAGACAAATTACAATAAGTATAAAGAACAGGCTAAAGCTAGAAGAAAAACTGCTGATTTACATAAGAAGAAGTTAGAAGATTTGCGAGCAAGAATTGAAGAGGCTGAAGATAAACAAGATCAATTGATCGCTGAAGCTGAAAATGCTAAAGCAACTACTGAAATTAACGAGACTTTAAGTGGTTTAGGTAAGTCAAGTGCTGCAGAAGATCTGGATAGATTGTCATCTAAGGTTGATAAGATGAAGGCTAGAGCAGAGGCGAGCAATGAATTATATGATGAAATAGAGAAGGATGACCTAGAATCTGAGTTTGAAGAATTAAATAAAAGTGGTTCTGTAGATGATGAGTTAGCTAAGTTAAAAGCTGAAATGGATAAAAAATAA
- a CDS encoding DUF4178 domain-containing protein produces the protein MGFFDFFKSKEEKEDKIVARTPLNLQIGDIVEYDLIEYKVIGKIYYEEGGYKWYDYHISDGKNNLWLSAEEDDELEVGLFKKLDSGDELYSKLQEKIPNKITFNNQAYSLIEEGNANIMVEGQVGAKTGQRIRYWDYEASNGEQVSVEKWVNELEISIGQEVKKSLLEYYPGK, from the coding sequence GTGGGTTTTTTTGATTTTTTTAAATCAAAGGAAGAAAAAGAAGATAAGATTGTAGCTCGAACACCTCTTAATCTACAAATAGGAGACATTGTAGAGTATGACTTAATAGAATATAAGGTTATAGGAAAGATATATTATGAAGAAGGTGGCTATAAATGGTATGATTATCATATTTCTGATGGGAAAAATAATTTATGGCTATCTGCTGAAGAAGATGATGAATTAGAGGTAGGGCTATTTAAAAAATTAGATTCAGGAGATGAACTTTATTCTAAGTTGCAAGAAAAAATTCCAAATAAAATAACTTTTAATAATCAAGCATATTCTTTGATCGAAGAAGGAAATGCTAATATTATGGTTGAAGGTCAGGTAGGAGCCAAGACTGGCCAAAGGATTAGGTATTGGGATTATGAAGCAAGCAATGGTGAGCAGGTTTCTGTAGAGAAGTGGGTTAATGAGTTAGAAATTAGTATAGGTCAAGAGGTTAAAAAGAGTCTATTAGAGTATTATCCAGGTAAATAG
- a CDS encoding MFS transporter, which translates to MKKQYKLMVAAFATVPFLMVLGNSMLIPEFPKIKSSLNISQFQVGLMITLFSASAGLAIPILGYLSDRYGRKKIIIPSLITYGIGGVISGLAAAMLKDKGYYIILAGRIVQGIGAAGTYPIVIALVGDIFQSNERSSALGTIEAANGLGKVMSPLLGAAVALISWYAIFFSYAILTIHITLAIFFIIKEPEGNTKEQKLKDYINEIKKIFSEKGASLFFSLLAGITVLFLLFGVLSHISDILESKYHIKGLKKGLLISLPILLMSTSSYLSGLYLKKQGKNFKKVMALGLLIDCISLAILPFLDGLTLYLVLLAFLGVGNGIVLPALNTLVTSAAGSGQRGGITSIYGSVRFLGVAAGPPIFSLLNEISKTVMFLTASAIALIVSILAYLLIKEEILLSKGTDKG; encoded by the coding sequence ATGAAAAAACAATATAAGTTAATGGTAGCAGCCTTTGCTACAGTTCCTTTTTTGATGGTTTTAGGAAATTCTATGTTAATTCCTGAATTCCCTAAAATTAAATCTTCCCTAAATATTAGTCAATTTCAAGTTGGATTGATGATAACTCTTTTTTCCGCTTCAGCAGGATTAGCTATCCCTATTCTAGGCTATTTATCAGATAGATATGGACGAAAAAAAATTATTATTCCCTCCTTAATCACTTATGGAATCGGAGGAGTAATTTCAGGACTAGCAGCTGCAATGCTTAAAGATAAAGGATATTATATTATTCTAGCTGGCCGTATTGTTCAAGGGATAGGAGCAGCAGGTACTTATCCAATTGTAATAGCTTTAGTTGGGGATATATTCCAATCTAATGAAAGAAGTTCTGCCTTAGGTACTATTGAAGCTGCTAATGGTTTAGGAAAAGTTATGAGTCCGCTATTAGGAGCAGCAGTAGCACTAATCTCTTGGTATGCTATCTTCTTCTCTTATGCTATCTTAACTATTCATATTACTTTAGCTATATTCTTTATTATCAAAGAACCAGAAGGTAATACCAAAGAACAGAAATTAAAAGATTATATTAATGAGATTAAAAAGATCTTTAGTGAAAAAGGAGCTTCTTTATTTTTTAGTCTTTTAGCAGGAATAACTGTCCTTTTTCTTCTTTTTGGAGTATTATCCCATATTTCTGATATTCTTGAAAGTAAATATCATATTAAAGGCTTAAAAAAAGGATTATTGATTTCACTTCCTATACTTCTAATGTCTACAAGTTCTTATCTTTCAGGCTTATATCTTAAGAAGCAAGGAAAAAACTTTAAAAAAGTAATGGCACTAGGACTATTAATAGATTGTATTTCTTTGGCTATCCTACCTTTTTTAGATGGCTTAACTCTTTATCTAGTCTTACTTGCTTTTTTAGGAGTGGGAAATGGAATAGTATTACCTGCTTTAAATACTCTAGTTACTAGTGCTGCTGGTAGTGGACAAAGAGGAGGTATAACCTCCATTTATGGTAGTGTGCGATTTCTAGGAGTTGCCGCTGGACCTCCTATCTTTAGTTTACTCAATGAAATTAGTAAGACAGTAATGTTTTTAACTGCCTCAGCAATAGCTTTAATTGTATCTATTTTAGCTTATCTATTAATTAAAGAAGAAATCTTATTATCTAAAGGCACAGATAAAGGTTAA
- a CDS encoding DUF441 domain-containing protein: MKTGYIFLFIIFSIGLLSKSDLLVIASIILFFLKLTKLDNALVILDNLGLKIGLVFLLLSVLVPLIDESLSIKEIIKSYKSILSFFALISGILATKVVGAGIGLLDEEPQLIIGMLFGSIIGIVFFGGVPVGPLLAAGLTAIFYHLYSLVIN; this comes from the coding sequence ATGAAAACAGGCTATATCTTTCTTTTTATAATTTTTTCAATAGGCTTATTATCTAAATCAGATTTATTAGTTATAGCAAGTATAATTTTGTTCTTTTTAAAGCTAACTAAGTTAGATAATGCATTGGTCATATTAGATAACTTAGGCTTAAAGATTGGCTTGGTATTTTTACTTTTATCAGTATTAGTTCCTCTCATAGATGAGAGTTTATCAATTAAAGAGATTATTAAGAGCTACAAATCAATTTTATCCTTTTTTGCTTTGATTAGTGGGATATTAGCTACTAAAGTTGTTGGAGCAGGAATAGGATTGTTAGATGAAGAGCCACAGTTAATTATTGGGATGCTATTTGGTTCAATTATAGGTATTGTTTTTTTTGGTGGAGTACCTGTAGGCCCATTATTAGCAGCAGGCTTAACTGCTATTTTTTACCATTTATATTCTTTAGTTATTAATTAG
- a CDS encoding S8 family serine peptidase, protein MKKNTYLMLIMMVAMVLCSGFYSLEVNAYGTIDSNDYVEGQLVISLQEPAEFSIQNTDIIALSQISTMEQNNFKVIDSILPAQNNYEDEFKAKVIKNMGFVYLVEYSTAIDSIDQAIKELEGSLKNSGLKIRFIEPNYKYKFINTVSDKKEFTPTSMHNNQKWNYEMIKAPKAWEITTGSQAVKVAILDSGIDPDHINLENILDKNLRKNFSSGPDEDLVGHGTHVGGTVASYGEVSGVMQDVSLISVKVGCTSGPEEFAIIKGLTYAAEIDADVVNMSFSGPYNQGIEEAATLAYNDGTILVAAAGNSNSSNIRYPAAYPNIIAVGAVDSTREKAPFSNYGEKLELMAPGVDIYSTIPDDLYALKSGTSMSSPHVVGVAGLMRAVNPDITPEEAREILKNTAQEAGDKYYYGYGIVDAYEAVKASKDLNTPQSNYEQVYFRGTPNSWDTTAMELVDDYTWETTITFTDNSRFKFDIYGDWSLNFGDNEPRDGYADQNGADIYVYDGGTYKLTFNDNTKQYSLSKNQIKSSATISYTINTGSLEELLYSKIKLKKDGVYYGEYIIGNNSNAIARTIINDLPVGNYEAILDLVKEGYKYTGNVAFNITAGGQILEENMAVTKEEYQNYQSNYDQVYFRGTPNSWDNQAMELVADHTWETTVTFAANSRFKFDIYGDWSLNFGDNNKDGYADQDGDDIYVYDAGTYKVTFYDDTKQYILVKQ, encoded by the coding sequence ATGAAAAAAAATACATATTTAATGTTGATAATGATGGTTGCGATGGTTTTATGTTCAGGCTTTTATTCTTTGGAAGTTAACGCTTATGGTACAATAGATTCAAATGATTATGTAGAAGGACAATTGGTAATCTCCCTTCAGGAACCTGCCGAATTTTCAATACAAAACACTGACATTATAGCTCTAAGTCAAATCTCTACTATGGAGCAAAATAACTTTAAAGTAATTGATTCTATTTTACCTGCTCAAAACAATTATGAAGATGAATTTAAAGCAAAAGTAATTAAGAATATGGGATTTGTCTACCTTGTAGAATATTCAACTGCAATTGACTCTATAGATCAAGCAATAAAAGAGTTAGAAGGATCTTTAAAAAATAGTGGCTTAAAGATTAGATTTATTGAACCAAATTATAAATATAAGTTTATAAATACTGTTAGCGATAAGAAAGAATTTACTCCTACTAGTATGCATAATAATCAAAAATGGAATTATGAGATGATAAAAGCTCCTAAAGCCTGGGAAATAACCACAGGTTCTCAAGCTGTTAAAGTGGCAATTTTAGATTCAGGAATTGATCCAGATCATATTAACTTAGAAAATATCTTGGATAAAAACTTAAGAAAAAACTTTAGTAGTGGACCAGATGAAGATTTAGTTGGTCATGGTACTCATGTTGGTGGTACAGTAGCAAGTTATGGTGAAGTTTCTGGTGTTATGCAGGATGTTAGTCTGATTAGTGTGAAAGTAGGTTGTACTAGCGGTCCTGAAGAATTTGCAATTATAAAAGGATTAACATATGCAGCAGAGATTGATGCTGATGTAGTTAATATGTCTTTTAGTGGTCCTTACAATCAAGGAATAGAAGAAGCAGCTACACTTGCTTATAACGATGGTACAATCCTTGTAGCTGCCGCCGGAAATAGCAATAGTTCTAATATTAGATATCCAGCAGCTTATCCTAATATAATTGCCGTGGGTGCAGTGGATTCCACTAGGGAAAAAGCACCTTTTTCTAACTATGGTGAAAAATTAGAGCTTATGGCTCCTGGAGTAGATATCTATAGTACTATCCCTGATGATTTATATGCTTTAAAATCAGGAACATCTATGTCATCGCCACATGTTGTAGGAGTGGCAGGATTGATGAGAGCTGTTAATCCAGATATCACTCCAGAAGAGGCTAGAGAAATCTTAAAAAATACAGCTCAAGAAGCTGGTGATAAATATTATTATGGTTATGGCATTGTAGATGCTTATGAAGCAGTAAAAGCGTCTAAAGATCTCAATACTCCTCAATCAAACTATGAGCAGGTATACTTCAGAGGTACACCAAATTCCTGGGATACAACTGCAATGGAGCTTGTAGATGATTATACTTGGGAAACAACAATTACTTTTACTGATAATAGTAGATTTAAATTTGATATTTATGGAGATTGGAGTTTGAACTTTGGTGATAATGAACCACGAGACGGATATGCTGATCAAAATGGAGCAGATATCTATGTATATGATGGCGGAACCTATAAGCTAACTTTCAATGACAATACAAAACAATATAGCTTAAGCAAAAATCAAATTAAAAGTTCAGCTACAATATCATATACAATTAATACAGGATCTCTTGAAGAACTACTATACTCTAAAATAAAGTTAAAGAAAGATGGAGTATATTATGGAGAATATATCATAGGAAATAATTCTAACGCTATAGCTAGAACAATAATAAATGATTTACCAGTAGGAAATTATGAAGCTATTTTAGATTTAGTAAAAGAAGGTTATAAGTATACAGGAAATGTAGCTTTTAACATCACAGCAGGTGGCCAAATATTAGAAGAGAATATGGCAGTCACTAAAGAAGAATACCAAAATTATCAAAGTAACTACGATCAAGTCTACTTTAGAGGTACTCCAAACTCTTGGGATAATCAAGCAATGGAACTTGTAGCAGACCATACATGGGAAACTACAGTTACTTTTGCAGCCAATAGTAGATTTAAATTTGATATCTACGGAGATTGGAGTTTGAACTTTGGGGATAATAATAAAGATGGATATGCCGACCAAGATGGAGATGATATCTATGTCTATGATGCAGGTACCTATAAAGTAACCTTCTATGATGATACAAAACAATATATTTTGGTAAAACAATAA
- a CDS encoding C25 family cysteine peptidase — protein sequence MNIPSWETQTEAGKPAIPIQQLMFKIPDNTTPEVSIVNKTEKTFNNINIFPTQPFPSDEVGNYSNPPFTKDEVTYNSDKFFPKSNIFNTSIVWMRNHKVLVVDIAPIRVNTAKKLLVVNPSLELKITLKENLDSNSSSDSKDELKSLEYDQSMSSMINGFNNFQDSIDTLQNNNNLSKYLILMDDQFAENNTLNQFITWKKETGNNVRVIKTSQVPAAITGAPTHEEVLSYLRGLSDQEYPEYLLLIGDEDEENGVAAKSFSTLNGGYTDLYLSCRTDTDYIPDLFIGRLPASTNEELTSMLSKVLEMEKNPPKSPMYDKILVAGQIQDRDHNNKADRLFCETADAIATYFENDLDGFDYTVSRAIVNPNNITSTGTFNNYSSWGILWKNSNDEDATLGSRIYNTFSSNSDARYKINQNINQGVAIVQHRDHGGRTLWGDPRYTSYDVKNLENGSNRPLLLSFNCLTGSYFYSNNFVDAWLNHNNGGAYAAIAATDVSFSGPNDWFTHGIYSAFLPSYRDFINTSTNPDWYNSLPEPNFAQEGNSKKLGQIINFGKNYVYQVYGGSNSAKYVYQLFHLFGDPEAYIQLHNPEKLTISHPTTTTDSTVTVTTGEDNLKVTLYSEKLGIHQSKLSSDGSATFNINPSTEGIINVTVTGYGKRPYKGTINFASNSSTKSNYDQVYFRGTPNSWDTTAMKLVDDYTWETTVTFTDNSRFKFDIYGDWSLNFGDNDNDGYGDENGSDIYVYDAGTYKVTFNDNTKQYTLSKNQIKSSATISYTINTGSLEEILYSKIKLKKDGVYYGEYIIGNNSNAIARTIINDLPVGNYEAILDLVKEGYKYTGNVAFNITAGGQILEENMAVTKEEYQNYQSNYDQVYFRGTPNSWDNQAMELVADHTWETTVTFAANSRFKFDIYGDWSLNFGDNNKDGYADQDGDDIYVYDAGTYKVTFYDDTKQYVLTKQ from the coding sequence ATCAATATTCCCAGTTGGGAAACTCAAACAGAAGCAGGTAAACCAGCAATCCCTATCCAGCAATTAATGTTTAAAATCCCAGATAACACAACCCCAGAAGTTAGTATAGTTAATAAAACTGAAAAAACTTTTAATAATATAAATATCTTCCCTACTCAACCCTTCCCTTCAGATGAAGTCGGTAACTATAGTAATCCTCCCTTTACTAAAGATGAAGTCACTTATAATAGTGATAAATTTTTCCCTAAAAGTAATATCTTTAATACATCAATTGTTTGGATGAGAAATCATAAGGTTTTAGTTGTAGATATTGCTCCAATTAGAGTAAATACTGCCAAGAAACTATTAGTTGTTAATCCAAGCCTTGAATTAAAGATAACATTAAAAGAAAACCTTGATAGTAATTCATCTTCTGACTCAAAAGATGAATTAAAAAGTCTAGAATATGATCAATCAATGAGTTCAATGATTAATGGATTTAATAATTTCCAAGATTCAATTGATACTCTTCAAAACAATAATAATTTAAGCAAATATTTAATTTTAATGGATGATCAGTTTGCAGAAAATAATACTTTAAATCAATTTATCACTTGGAAGAAAGAAACAGGTAATAATGTAAGAGTAATCAAAACATCTCAAGTACCTGCAGCTATTACAGGTGCACCAACCCATGAGGAAGTTCTCTCTTATTTAAGAGGTTTATCAGATCAAGAGTATCCTGAATATCTCTTACTTATTGGTGATGAAGATGAGGAAAATGGAGTAGCAGCCAAAAGCTTTAGTACTTTAAACGGTGGCTATACTGACTTATATCTATCTTGTCGTACAGATACAGACTATATACCTGATTTATTTATTGGAAGATTGCCTGCATCTACTAACGAAGAATTAACATCTATGCTTAGTAAAGTATTAGAAATGGAAAAAAATCCACCTAAAAGTCCGATGTATGATAAGATTCTTGTAGCTGGTCAAATACAAGATCGCGATCACAATAATAAGGCAGATCGTTTATTCTGCGAAACCGCTGATGCAATTGCCACATATTTTGAAAATGACTTAGATGGTTTTGATTATACAGTTAGCAGGGCTATTGTTAATCCAAATAATATAACTTCTACTGGTACATTTAATAATTATTCATCATGGGGGATACTATGGAAAAATTCTAATGATGAAGATGCAACACTTGGTTCACGCATCTATAATACTTTCTCTTCTAACTCTGATGCAAGATATAAAATTAATCAAAATATAAATCAAGGTGTAGCTATAGTACAGCATCGAGATCATGGTGGAAGAACTCTTTGGGGAGACCCACGCTATACTTCTTATGATGTTAAAAATCTAGAAAATGGAAGTAATAGACCATTATTATTATCATTCAACTGTCTAACTGGTAGTTATTTCTATTCAAATAACTTTGTTGATGCCTGGTTAAATCATAATAATGGTGGGGCCTATGCAGCTATTGCTGCTACCGATGTTAGTTTTTCTGGACCTAATGATTGGTTTACTCATGGAATTTACTCAGCCTTTTTGCCAAGTTATAGAGACTTTATAAATACCTCTACAAATCCAGACTGGTATAACTCATTACCAGAACCTAACTTTGCTCAAGAAGGAAATTCTAAGAAGCTTGGTCAAATTATAAACTTCGGTAAAAATTATGTTTATCAAGTATATGGTGGTAGCAATTCAGCAAAATATGTCTATCAATTATTCCATCTATTTGGAGATCCTGAAGCATATATTCAATTACACAACCCAGAAAAATTAACTATAAGCCATCCTACTACTACTACAGATTCTACAGTTACAGTTACTACAGGTGAGGATAATCTTAAAGTAACATTATATAGCGAAAAATTAGGAATTCACCAAAGCAAGCTGAGTTCTGATGGTAGTGCTACTTTTAATATAAACCCATCTACGGAAGGAATAATAAATGTTACAGTTACAGGTTATGGTAAGCGACCATATAAAGGAACAATAAACTTCGCTTCAAACTCAAGTACTAAATCAAATTATGATCAAGTCTATTTTAGAGGTACACCAAATTCCTGGGATACAACTGCAATGAAACTTGTAGACGATTATACTTGGGAAACAACGGTTACTTTTACTGATAATAGTAGATTTAAATTTGATATTTATGGAGATTGGAGTTTAAATTTCGGAGATAATGATAATGATGGCTATGGAGATGAAAATGGATCAGATATCTACGTTTATGATGCAGGAACTTATAAGGTAACTTTCAATGACAATACAAAACAATATACCTTAAGCAAAAATCAAATTAAAAGTTCAGCTACAATATCATATACAATTAATACAGGATCTCTTGAAGAAATACTATACTCTAAAATAAAGTTAAAGAAAGATGGAGTATATTATGGAGAATATATCATAGGAAATAATTCTAACGCTATAGCTAGAACAATAATAAATGATTTACCAGTAGGAAATTATGAAGCTATTTTAGATTTAGTAAAAGAAGGTTATAAGTATACAGGAAATGTAGCTTTTAACATCACAGCAGGTGGCCAAATATTAGAAGAGAATATGGCAGTCACTAAAGAAGAATACCAAAATTATCAAAGTAACTACGATCAAGTCTACTTTAGAGGTACTCCAAACTCTTGGGATAATCAAGCAATGGAACTTGTAGCAGACCATACATGGGAAACTACAGTTACTTTTGCAGCCAATAGTAGATTTAAATTTGATATCTACGGAGATTGGAGTTTGAACTTTGGGGATAATAATAAAGATGGATATGCCGACCAAGATGGAGATGATATCTACGTTTATGATGCAGGTACCTATAAAGTAACCTTCTATGATGATACAAAACAATATGTTTTAACAAAACAATAA
- a CDS encoding 2-phosphosulfolactate phosphatase has translation MKIDVIFSADRIKEGEIKGKTAIVIDTLRATSTIVTALANGAKKVIPVVNIEEAKDLATKEDNCLLTGERDGIKVEGFDLGNSPLDYSKDVVENRKIILTTTNGTKCFVRLGLAQEVIVFSLLNLKAIINYLKEKNDIVFCCAGTRGEFALDDFITAGKAISILLNYGGIELSDRALVAYNTYLQNKDNLASVIKSSKSGKNLIKLGREVDIDYILTSEKMDIVPIYNKGKIKA, from the coding sequence ATGAAAATAGATGTGATTTTTTCTGCAGATAGAATTAAAGAAGGTGAAATAAAGGGTAAGACTGCAATTGTAATTGATACTTTAAGAGCAACAAGTACGATTGTAACAGCTTTAGCTAATGGGGCTAAAAAGGTTATACCAGTAGTTAATATAGAAGAGGCCAAAGATTTAGCAACTAAAGAGGATAATTGTTTATTAACAGGAGAGAGAGATGGAATTAAGGTGGAAGGATTTGATTTAGGAAATTCTCCTTTAGACTATAGCAAAGATGTAGTAGAAAATAGAAAAATTATTTTAACTACTACTAATGGAACCAAATGTTTTGTAAGATTAGGTTTAGCTCAAGAGGTTATAGTATTTTCATTATTAAATTTGAAGGCAATAATTAATTATTTGAAGGAAAAAAATGATATTGTATTTTGTTGTGCAGGAACTAGAGGGGAGTTTGCTTTAGATGATTTTATCACTGCTGGAAAAGCTATAAGTATTTTGCTGAACTATGGTGGGATAGAGTTAAGTGATAGAGCTTTGGTAGCTTACAATACCTATTTACAAAACAAGGATAATCTGGCGAGTGTAATTAAATCATCAAAGAGTGGAAAGAATCTTATTAAATTAGGAAGAGAAGTTGATATAGATTATATTTTAACTTCTGAAAAAATGGATATTGTTCCAATATACAATAAAGGCAAAATAAAAGCTTAG
- the comA gene encoding phosphosulfolactate synthase, whose product MDRSFKNGWDLDIEFPLVGREDKPRRNGLTMVLDKGLGIYQTEDLLEIAADYIDFLKLSFGTSALYPKKLLQKKIDLVRGYGLDIYPGGTFLEVAIVQDKWEEYLYKAKDLGFTAIEVSDGTIDLTSNLRSIIIKKAKNLGFKVFTEIGKKDKEEEFKTHQMIKQLKRDIADGAYKVIIEARESGKGVSIYDDSGEADEFKLKKLLLEAPHPTDIIWEAPLKKQQVYFINMLGNNVNLGNINSGDIIALESLRTGLRGDTFKRTLDIKHNSDTIIEMDL is encoded by the coding sequence ATGGATAGATCATTTAAGAATGGATGGGATTTAGATATTGAATTTCCTTTAGTAGGTCGAGAAGATAAACCACGAAGAAATGGATTAACTATGGTCTTAGATAAAGGACTTGGGATCTATCAAACAGAGGATTTACTTGAAATAGCAGCAGATTATATTGATTTTTTAAAGCTAAGTTTTGGTACATCAGCTTTATATCCTAAAAAATTACTGCAAAAGAAGATAGATCTTGTTAGAGGATATGGATTAGATATTTATCCAGGTGGTACATTTTTAGAAGTAGCAATTGTTCAAGATAAGTGGGAAGAATATTTATATAAGGCTAAAGATTTAGGGTTTACTGCAATAGAAGTTTCTGATGGGACAATAGATTTAACCTCTAATTTAAGAAGTATAATTATAAAAAAAGCCAAAAATTTAGGTTTTAAAGTCTTTACTGAAATTGGAAAGAAAGATAAGGAAGAAGAATTTAAAACTCATCAAATGATTAAACAGTTAAAAAGAGATATAGCAGATGGAGCATATAAGGTGATTATTGAGGCTCGAGAATCGGGAAAAGGTGTTTCTATTTATGATGATAGTGGAGAAGCTGATGAGTTCAAACTCAAAAAATTATTATTAGAAGCGCCTCACCCAACAGATATTATCTGGGAAGCCCCTTTAAAAAAACAACAGGTTTATTTTATTAATATGTTAGGTAACAATGTTAATTTAGGTAACATTAATTCTGGAGATATTATAGCTTTAGAGTCATTAAGAACTGGGTTGCGCGGAGATACATTTAAAAGAACCTTAGATATTAAACATAATTCAGATACAATTATTGAAATGGATCTTTAA
- a CDS encoding YqhV family protein, whose product MFIIKDRIVLGMSMIRFISGMIEFTAALLMFKFNSRETAFQINSFLALVGPTVMILVTSLGLIGLAGKFSLLQMSVIILGVTLIFIGMKL is encoded by the coding sequence ATGTTCATTATAAAAGATAGGATTGTCCTAGGGATGTCAATGATTAGATTTATCTCTGGAATGATTGAATTTACAGCGGCATTATTAATGTTTAAATTCAATTCTAGGGAAACTGCCTTTCAAATTAATTCATTCTTGGCATTAGTGGGTCCTACTGTAATGATTTTGGTAACTAGTCTAGGTTTGATTGGATTAGCAGGAAAGTTTTCCTTATTACAAATGTCGGTTATTATTCTTGGGGTTACATTAATCTTTATAGGAATGAAATTGTAA